Proteins encoded together in one Impatiens glandulifera chromosome 1, dImpGla2.1, whole genome shotgun sequence window:
- the LOC124941658 gene encoding formamidopyrimidine-DNA glycosylase isoform X3, with protein sequence MPELPEVEAARRAIELHCVGKKILRAVIAEDDKVIVDVSPSDFEASIFGKLIVAAHRKGKNMWLQLDSPPYPTFQFGMAGAIYIKGVAVTKYKRSAVKDTDEWPSKYSKFFIELDDGLELSFTDKRRFARVRLLKNPAIVAPISELGPDALMDPMTVDDFIHSLSKFKKDIKTVILDQKFISGIGNWIADEVLYQARIHPLQKASSLSKDSCKTLQNCIKEVIQYAVEVDADCSRFPLEWIFHSRWGKKPGRMNGKIFLYIKNQFNE encoded by the exons ATGCCGGAACTTCCTGAGGTTGAAGCTGCTCGAAGGGCGATTGAGCTTCACTGCGTTGGCAAGAAGATCTTAAGGGCCGTAATAGCCGAAGATGACAAAGTCATCGTCGACGTCTCTCCGTCGGACTTCGAGGCATCTATCTTCGGTAAGCTCATCGTTGCCGCTCACCGGAAAGGAAAGAACATGTGGCTCCAGCTCGATTCCCCGCCCTACCCTACTTTCCAGTTCG GTATGGCAGGTGCTATATATATCAAGGGAGTGGCTGTAACAAAATATAAGAG ATCAGCTGTGAAGGACACAGATGAATGGCCTTCAAAATATTCCAAGTTCTTTATTGAG CTAGATGATGGATTGGAATTGTCATTTACTGATAAGAGGCGATTCGCGAGAGTTCGCTTACTCAAAAAT CCAGCGATTGTGGCCCCTATATCTGAGCTTGGGCCAGATGCATTAATGGATCCCATGACTGTTGATGATTTCATACATTCTTTAAGCAAGTTTAAGAAAGACATCAAGACTGTTATACTGGATCAG AAGTTTATCTCAGGCATTGGAAACTGGATTGCAGATGAAGTGCTATACCAG GCAAGAATTCATCCACTTCAAAAAGCTTCAAGTCTATCTAAAGACAGCTGCAAGACATTGCAAAATTGCATAAAAGAG GTCATTCAATATGCGGTGGAGGTTGATGCAGATTGCAGCCGCTTTCCACTTGAATGGATATTTCATTCTCGATGGGGCAAAAAGCCTGGGAGAATGAATggtaagatatttttatacattaaaaacCAATTTAACGAATGA